A region of Zeugodacus cucurbitae isolate PBARC_wt_2022May chromosome 5, idZeuCucr1.2, whole genome shotgun sequence DNA encodes the following proteins:
- the LOC105212213 gene encoding rho GTPase-activating protein gacF isoform X4, which translates to MRASQQPPNLTVLSRQQQQQHQLYHTQSAAAAAAAANSAFYAPASGVGAVDTSELMIRLRESIKQKEEFLKSPLPHTHTTLHSVPAVSHTAQQHFFPPHTPPSGSPQLSMVSTTSTSAGSSVLSSIGGGGGGPRGQVRTLVKQPLSATSSSASSTRELLPANVSAIEMHQYYGSVSSTGSAGKNHVVTTSGGGGNYISLESTSMSRGSSATGVSVSAGGMRAAGVETVPLRRAAGNGSANSRANNNNGMGDKYVKDLDYLESLQETGVTNKVFERKLVSHLAKGFDPFQPLSINTNACVEPSATAAAGNVMLIKKPTVLYESLQHHPLHQLQVQQLQQTQQAHTTHAPMQLTKLQQQQLQQHQQQQQHVSGSVVDGAQYSRMEIHKASLATTTIDHAPSNKYTGKLPEALGSATTTAIVAVAEPKPALTDIAESNEVPTSSSSSQVTTTTPGTSSADGNGSGVIGGTGAAVVRRFRPMSSFDDSKPMRRISYLRATNNEADYSASDTSITSLTGLNSSVVGIGAPPLIEVTSKQSSLDDDDDGGGSGGGGVDDEPTYDVVAGDERATIQTTAELMAATAQEHLLEQQQQHLKDRASVTAEAAIVAAVTAAGVGGGAAAALSESRRESVNSEIRNSVHIDDVIADINGKLETKDVATEMEVFETEMEIKSSCINGKRLSDYRSWRQVKIEIKGDILRIYPGRGCKESNMIELDIRNFKIFDESVDKKKSYMFRMQSKPTQIATLGNELNLDDVPDKLTSSGSSASTTASHVEPTHHQPHQQPTEILFKTKSMTEMKRIFGLLQWKNSLIYDDNDLQGRQLAEPQKTAAISSMPTATYCDDNVQHQHQHQQLQPEYSPLSTTSRGGDSELISDSISPVMKTRKSSSHKNIPDKDLGSPKAKNWKDLLFRRGGGSSSHNADISPSSLASGGKTTGSIGVPLRSCPMSKNNEFVPLLVDVCTNIVETKGLGIVGIYRIPGNKAAISELSEQVNKSDFSWDRCNTDVRWEDVNVVSSLLKQYIRNLPDALLPCSFYINFIEADKKTGLERLKELRELLNSLPRHSYETLKHLIRHLSRVSKNCDVNLMEPKNLAIIFGPSIIRTPNDTLEIAVKDMKHQCRIVELLVTQYDYFFENGPLPDLADVTGNTPIASTSSSASGALHTQEDQTNMLLHNVSKIERLTERESSSTTRTSRFIPQLRRRTHSKRGAVSSDTYSGESVLVSEIQNLNQSHNAYGMSSNNKNKNKHKRKSLQSSINLNQTITKLISAPHNMHNALLKYNITSTNSTNNTTTTITNNNKNTTTQSTPNICVAAATTTTTTKPLKQCATASRQQQLQQPPLQQMQKQQLQQRRRKAVPTIYDIGLTLRVQFQSLDSTKSVTTAMTTSSSSTNATTASSSSGSGGSSSVTSSTQKTKKERNFLINHSGGGFVRLHHRKASLDEKDSGSCSGSGSGSGGSMSKEQQRSSVDISVLLTDDESSNSRSDTGSMSLTTITDTLDSKLRNLRSGSESNDENGSPEFRKNRRHTLGQPLHLHSENIPYADESPERHFHSCPLDAPNVLMLSRSCTATNTIATAKANESKDQRVAAVLSAYKNNKLQHSATVPINPGSTTTIVGSGSTPSTAASTPTAILTVKTTNTQGGIIGTNVGGTGSGSNLARNSYVGRGTRFTKQVYEQQCCSDDDSEGSTTSDPKDSLIIASPPFFLDRYNKKRRDHRLFRSASFNCRNYSSSSGRHSSSGGHHNTGGSASALTKDEKTDMNLTKKRQIQNKQNRSIKRRHTVGGPHDYVGPNGCPPANSNNCNHHHTCKVTAGAGGTTTTTTTVLRRIPIPSANGNISNNNNNINTNLTQDGNNGNGGGGGGVGSGNIGGNGGNGVGGDNAGTATVAMASGAGGEHVLEVGIRIKNINRSRY; encoded by the exons ATGCGAGC CTCCCAACAGCCGCCCAATTTGACAGTATTATcccgacaacagcaacaacaacaccaactctATCACACACAATCAGCCGCAGCGGCAGCGGCCGCAGCCAATTCCGCCTTCTATGCCCCCGCTTCGGGTGTCGGCGCCGTTGACACCAGCGAATTGATGATACGCCTACGTGAATCGATCAAGCAAAAAGAGGAATTCCTTAAATCACCGCTGCCACACACGCACACCACACTGCACAGCGTACCCGCTGTGAGCCACACAGCGCAACAGCATTTCTTCCCGCCGCACACACCACCGTCGGGCAGCCCGCAATTGTCTATGGTGTCGACGACATCGACATCGGCCGGTTCATCAGTGCTGAGCAGCAtaggtggcggcggcggcgggcCGCGTGGTCAGGTGCGTACACTCGTTAAGCAACCACTCTCGGCGACATCCTCATCGGCGTCCAGCACGCGTGAGCTGCTGCCCGCCAACGTCAGTGCAATTGAAATGCATCAATATTACGGCAGTGTCAGCAGCACTGGCAGTGCTGGTAAAAACCACGTTGTCACCACAAGTGGTGGTGGCGGCAATTATATTAGCCTGGAGAGCACGAGTATGAGTCGCGGCAGTAGTGCGACCGGTGTGAGTGTGAGCGCTGGTGGTATGCGTGCTGCCGGCGTTGAAACGGTGCCCTTGCGTCGAGCAGCCGGTAATGGCAGCGCCAACAGCAGAGCGAATAACAACAATGGCATGGGTGATAAATATGTAAAGGATTTGGATTACTTGGAATCCTTGCAGGAGACTGGTGTGACTAATAAAGT TTTCGAACGCAAGCTCGTATCTCATCTCGCCAAAGGCTTTGATCCCTTCCAACCGCTCTCCATTAACACCAACGCCTGCGTTGAGCCTAGCGCCACCGCAGCCGCGGGCAATGTGATGCTGATAAAGAAACCCACAGTGCTCTACGAATCACTGCAACATCATCCATTGCATCAGTTACAGGTACAACAGTTGCAACAGACGCAGCAGGCGCACACAACACACGCGCCAATGCAATTGAcgaagttgcaacaacaacagctacaacaacaccagcagcaacaacagcatgtTAGCGGCAGCGTTGTGGACGGTGCGCAGTATAGTCGCATGGAGATACACAAGGCCAGTTTGGCTACGACTACCATCGATCATGCGCCGTCAAATA AGTACACTGGCAAATTACCGGAAGCTCTTggatcagcaacaacaacagcaatagttgCGGTGGCTGAACCGAAACCGGCACTCACTGATATCGCTGAAAGCAACGAGGTGccaaccagcagcagcagcagccaag TGACAACAACTACACCGGGCACTTCCTCCGCCGATGGCAATGGTAGCGGTGTTATTGGTGGTACTGGTGCTGCTGTGGTGCGTCGCTTTAGGCCGATGTCTTCGTTCGATGACAGCAAACCGATGCGTCGCATTTCATATTTACGCGCCACAAACAATGAAGCGGATTACTCAGCCTCGGACACATCCATTACATCGTTGACTGGTTTGAATAGCAGTGTTGTTGGCATTGGTGCACCGCCACTTATTGAAGTGACATCGAAACAATCGTCActcgatgatgatgatgatggcggCGGCAGCGGTGGTGGCGGCGTCGATGACGAGCCGACATATGACGTGGTGGCTGGTGATGAACGCGCCACAATACAAACGACGGCCGAATTGATGGCGGCCACGGCGCAGGAGCATTTGTtggagcagcagcaacagcatttGAAAGATAGAGCGAGTGTCACTGCAGAGGCGGCTATTGTGGCGGCAGTGACGGCCGCAGGTGTTGGTGGCGGCGCTGCGGCGGCCTTAAGTGAAAGTAGACGCGAATCGGTGAATAGTGAAATACGAAATAG CGTTCACATTGACGATGTAATCGCAGACATAAATGGCAAATTGGAGACAAAGGATGTGGCTACCGAAATGGAAGTGTTCGAAACTGAAATGGAGATTAAGTCGTCGTGCATCAATGGAAAG CGTCTCTCGGATTATCGTTCTTGGCGCCAAgtgaaaattgaaatcaaagGCGATATCTTACGCATCTATCCGGGTCGCGGTTGTAAGGAGAGCAAT ATGATAGAACTCGatattagaaattttaaaatcttcgatGAATCGGTCGATAAAAAGAAATCCTACATGTTTCGCATGCAATCGAAACCCACGCAAATCGCCACATTGGGCAATGAGCTGAATCTGGATGATGTGCCCGATAAATTGACGTCGTCAGGCAGCAGCGCCTCGACAACAGCGTCACATGTGGAGCCAACACATCACCAGCCCCACCAACAACCCAcagaaatattattcaaaacgaAAAGCATGACGGAAATGAAACGCATATTCGGCTTATTGCAGTGGAAGAATAGTTTAATTTATGACGATAAT GATCTTCAAGGCAGGCAATTGGCTGAGCCGCAGAAAACCGCGGCTATCTCTAGCATGCCAACAGCAACATACTGTGATGATAACgtacaacaccaacaccaacaccaacaattaCAACCAGAATATTCACCATTAAGCACAACATCACGCGGTGGCGATTCCGAGCTCATATCGGACTCGATTTCGCCAGTGATGAAAACGCGCAAATCATCTTCACACAAAAATATACCCGATAAAGATTTAGGTTCCCCGAAAGCCAAAAATTGGAAAGATTTACTCTTTAGACGCGGCGGCGGTAGCAGCAGCCACAATGCGGACATTTCGCCGTCAAGCTTAGCTTCTGGTGGCAAGACGACCGGTTCCATTGGTGTGCCCTTAAGATCATGTCCGATG TCCAAGAACAACGAATTTGTGCCGCTGTTAGTGGATGTCTGCACGAATATTGTTGAGACAAAGGGTCTCGGCATCGTTGGTATTTATCGCATACCTGGCAACAAGGCTGCCATATCAGAGCTATCGGAGCAGGTGAATAAATCCGACTTTTCATGGGATCGCTGCAACACAGACGTCAGGTGGGAAGACGTGAATGTCGTGTCGAGTCTACTAAAGCAATACATACGCAATCTGCCCGATGCTTTGCTACCATGTTCCttctatataaatttcattgaagCCGATAAGAAGACGGGCTTGGAGCGTTTGAAAGAGCTTCGAGAGTTGCTTAACTCGCTGCCACGTCACTCATACGAGACGTTGAAGCATTTGATACGTCATTTGAGTCGCGTGAGCAAGAATTGTGATGTGAATTTGATGGAGCCCAAAAATTTGGCGATAATTTTCGGTCCATCGATTATACGCACACCAAACGATACACTAGAGATTGCAGTGAAGGATATGAAACATCAGTGTCGCATAGTAGAGTTACTCGTGACGCAG TACGACTACTTCTTCGAGAATGGTCCCTTGCCCGATCTGGCGGACGTTACCGGCAACACGCCCATTGCGTCCACTTCCAGTTCCGCTTCGGGTGCACTACACACCCAAGAGGATCAGACGAATATGTTGCTGCACAATGTATCGAAAATTGAACGGCTAACCGAACGTGAGTCGTCATCCACAACACGCACATCCCGTTTCATTCCACAACTGCGACGGCGTACACATAGTAAGCGTGGTGCGGTCAGCTCGGATACCTACTCGGGCGAAAGTGTGTTGGTAAGCGAAATTCAAAATCTGAATCAGAGTCACAATGCTTATGGCATGAGttcgaataacaaaaacaaaaacaaacataaacgcAAATCATTGCAATCATCCATCAACCTCAACCAAACCATTACTAAACTCATTTCCGCACCACACAACATGCACAACGCACTACTCAAGTACAATATCACTAGCACCAATTccaccaacaacaccaccaccaccatcaccaacaacaacaagaacactaCCACACAATCCACACCTAATATATGCGTGGCAgcagccaccaccaccacaaccACTAAGCCTTTAAAGCAATGCGCAACGGCCAGTCGCCAACAGCAGCTGCAGCAGCCGCCACtgcaacaaatgcaaaagcagcagctgcagcagcgGCGTCGCAAAGCCGTGCCCACAATTTATGATATTGGGCTAACATTGCGTGTACAATTTCAGTCATTGGATTCCACCAAATCCGTTACAACAGCGATGACGACCAGCAGCAGCTCCACCAATGCTACCACAGCGTCGTCGAGTAGCGGTAGTGGCGGCAGCAGCAGTGTGACCTCCTCCACGCAAAAGACGAAAAAGGAGCGTAACTTCCTGATCAATCACAGCGGCGGAGGGTTTGTGCGGCTGCACCATCGCAAAGCCAGTCTGGATGAGAAGGACTCGGGCAGCTGTAGCGGTTCGGGCAGTGGCAGCGGCGGCAGCATGAGCAAAGAGCAGCAACGCAGCAGTGTCGATATATCGGTGCTGCTCACCGATGATGAGTCGAGCAATAGTCGCAGCGATACAG GTTCCATGTCCCTGACCACCATTACCGATACGCTAGACTCGAAATTGCGCAACTTGCGTAGCGGTTCCGAATCGAATGATGAAAATGGTTCGCCCGAGTTCCGGAAAAATCGACGGCACACACTCGGCCAGCCACTGCATTTGCATTCTGAAAACATTCCCTATGCCGATGAGTCGCCAGAGCGTCACTTTCATTCCTGCCCATTGGATGCACCGAATGTACTGATGCTGAGTCGTTCCTGCACCGCCACCAACACCATCGCCACGGCCAAGGCGAATGAGAGCAAGGATCAGCGTGTGGCAGCGGTACTGTccgcatacaaaaacaacaaactacaACATTCGGCTACCGTGCCCATTAATCCCGGttcgacaacaacaattgtggGCAGCGGCAGCACACCATCGACAGCGGCATCGACGCCAACTGCTATACTAACGGTAAAAACGACAAATACACAAGGCGGTATCATCGGCACAAATGTCGGCGGTACCGGCAGTGGCAGCAACTTAGCGCGTAATTCCTATGTGGGGCGTGGAACACGCTTCACCAAACAAGTGTATGAGCAACAGTGTTGCTCAGACGATGACTCCGAGGGTTCGACCACGAGCGATCCGAAAGATTCGCTCATCATAGCATCGCCGCCGTTTTTTCTAGATCGTTACAATAAGAAGCGACGCGATCATCGACTCTTCCGCTCCGCTTCGTTCAATTGTCGCAACTATTCATCGTCGTCGGGCAGACACAGCAGCAGCGGTGGTCATCACAACACCGGCGGTTCTGCGTCAGCATTGACGAAAGATGAAAAGACTGATATGAATTTGACGAAGAAGCGACAGATACAGAACAAACAGAATCGTTCCATAAAGCGACGACACACTGTTGGTGGACCGCACGACTATGTTGGACCGAATGGCTGTCCGCCAGCGAATAGTAACAATTGCAATCATCATCACACCTGTAAGGTGACAGCTGGTGCGGGTGGCACCACAACAACCACTACAACGGTGTTGCGACGCATTCCTATACCCAGCGCTAATggcaacatcagcaacaacaacaacaatatcaatacAAATCTAACGCAAGACGGCAACAATGGCaatggtggtggcggcggcggcgtcgGCAGTGGCAACATTGGCGGTAACGGCGGCAATGGTGTGGGCGGCGACAATGCCGGCACTGCAACGGTGGCTATGGCAAGTGGCGCGGGCGGCGAGCACGTGCTGGAGGTGGGCATACGCATCAAGAATATCAACAGAAGTCGATATTAG